The genomic interval caaaatagCAGAAATTGTTTTAATTCTTACGATCAGGGTGAACTGTTACTAACATGAAGGACAACAGGATAGTTAGTagcttacattatagcagcaataagCAGATCTTTACTCAACTCTTTTATCCAAATATGATCAATCAGGTTTGAGTTAAtaccttctgtgtgtgtttctggaagGCTGAAGCGATGCTCTGTCTTTGAGCGTTGGTCCTGTAAGTAAGGATCTTTATCACCGTCATCACGTCAGTATCTAACACACAACGCACACATATTCATAAGCTGCACTAATTTTCACACTCAGAGTGATCTAACGAAGGTTATATCGTTTTTATGCAACAGCTGGATGATGCAGGGTCGTACTTTTCTTATCCAGCGCTGTGTAAATCTGACGTGCGTCCAGATTCGGATCGAAAGGCGTAAACGGCCGGACGGTCCCAAGAGTTCCCCACCACAtctgaaatataatatatatgcatTATAAGCATAAAACAATAGAgtacaattaacaaataaagaaaaaacaggatACCTACAGATTGTTTCGATGGAATATACTCGACCGTAATTGGTTCATTTTCCATCTCAGAAAAAATGCTGACTCCTGCAGTACAGCgttaaatagaaaagaaaaaaacagttaaaagttTTGCAAAACGAGTATAGAAAacttaattaaattgtaaaaatatgttTCAACCAAAAATGACATGCAAAAATGTTCCTATTAAGTTCATCAGGCATGTGCATCAGTGTCTTGATGTGTGCTTCAGGCTACAGGGGTAACCTAgctagctaatgtagctaaaagTTAGCTTAGCTTGTAGCTACCGATTTGTGTTAGTGTTGCTGGAAAAGAAGAGGGTGATTTTATCGTtttaatgtttgatgtgaacattaagtacattttaacatgtatataaaatattattagctAGCAGTTGAtttactgattgattgattacatGAACGTTCAGACAATCATGTGGAACGTAATCTTGGATTTAAATACTACATTTCCCAGCATTCGTAGCTTTGCTCTTTACCATATTTGTAAGATTTGTAAGAAATAGTAGGAAACATATTCTGATATTTTGAGCTTCACAGCTTGTTTGGCTTCCACCAATATATAAATGTTACACTCGATGATAATCaggtttttttgtaattatatttattctaatttgtattaattatatatgaagaattatataattatataattatatgaaGAAAAGTAAGTCGGAAATTTAGTCGAATAGGGTACAGCGTTTAAGAGTGTCACTGTTTTGGTAATATAATTTAGGCTAGAGGAATATTtggggggagggagggaaggagggataaagaaagaaagaaagaaagaaagaaagaaagaaagaaagaaagaaagaaagaaagaaagaatgagagacaagaaagaaagaaagaaaaaagaaagaaagaaagaaagacatgagggacaagaaagaaagaaagaaagaaagaaagaaagaaagagaaagaaagagaaagaaagaaatagacaagaaagaaataaagaaagaaagaaagaaagaaagaaagaagcttcATAAAAAGTTTACAGGATACAAAATTGAACAAGAAAATGCATAAAGAAAACTTTACTCAGCTTTGAGGTCTTAAAtctatttacatataaatatgaatatatttaaatattaactgtttgtttatttatttttaacaaaagtcCTGATGAAAAAGTAACCCAGCAGTTTACTTACTGAAGGAACAGATCGTGATGGTATAGTTTTatcctcaggtgtgtgtgatcctTCACCCGTATGCCACACTTTACCTGATCGACTGTTGGACTCGACTCCAGTTGTCCTCTTCTGTTTGCTCATAAGGGCGTGATCTAGACATCCGCTGCTGTCAAATCCTTTTTCTCATCTTCAGCTATTGGCCAAGGCGTGTAAGGCTCGGCTGTGATCAGTCGTGCAGAATAGACATagtcactgtgtgtttgtttattatcacaGATACCCACCCAGACACAACTGGGTTTTGACCAGAGGGTAAAAAACAGTGTCATGTAAACCTTCAGTATGTACAGGAACTCTGACCACTCCTTCTGCcctcgtttttttgttttgtttgtttttgggccTTGAATGGACATCATGGTGTCATATTAAgaccggtgtgtgtgtttgtgtgtgtgtgtgtgtatgtgtgtgtgtgtgtgatactcaGTGGGCAACTTTTTTCAGACCCCTTAATGaattacattttcaaaacattaaTGTTCAACGATACTGTTCAGTATATAATCCGTAGAACATATTAGCatgttttaaacttaaaatttgtgaaatatttatgcaatttaaaaaaaaagcactataGAAGAGTCCACAAGTAAAATTCATCCACGATTCTTACATATTTTCTTCCTCATGattgattatttaaatatttttctttttttatttgtatttttttcccaaaattctttaaacatgatttgtttattcttgtcatttttttgatgttttattattctgtacatcattttaattcatttattttcattccaatgtttgtaacaaaatattatttgtgtgattttttcacatgattttgggtttaaaatgtactgcatgctgttttattaattaattaattaattaattaattattattagtgattTTTCAGatgtatgatttttaaataaaaattctttttaCATGCAAATCTTCAAATGATACATCACAAATAATGCggtgattcttttttttcatgattctCGAACATGATTAATTTTATCAAGTTATTTatcaagttattattatttttttaattaatgcacAACTGGTTTTCACATGATTTTTCACAATTAATTGATTTTAACCGGAATCACATGATCACAATATTTAACAATTATCCTAAACATTCAAATGTTTCAGAACAcctaaaatatatgaaaaatcataataaatatcTGCATTTTAATTGTGTTCATTCAGTTCAATATTAAACCCGTGTCAGAAGCACACAAAGATAAAGAGactgtaaagaataaaaacagacgAATACCATTGGAATTCctacaatatatttaaacatcacAATCCAAACAAGCAGTTAAGTTcaagtaataaaaaacaataaaattacaaCATAAAAGTCTTAAAAAAGATACAAGGTTTACACTAAGGTACAAGATCATTCGTTTGagctcatttctttcttttttttttttaaaccttccaaatatttttacagatacataatatatacaaaatacagaaaaaaaacccttcattCACCAGTAATGAGTTTCAGCTAGTCCGTCTACTTCAGAACAACGACGCAGGATGAAGTGGATTAAATGCTAATGATCTGATGGATCATACCACTATTGTGtatgggggtgggtgggggtggtggTTGTATATCTGATGTCCTACATGCATTACGGAAATGTACTAAACATGATCACTGTCATCTAATCTATAGAATTATGTATATATCATTTACCATTTCTTTTTCTGGCTGCTGAACAactttggtcttttttttttttttttgaaaacccATTGTTGACTTTTTTTCCAAACTCGGTTAACTTCAATAGAgctgaaaacctttttttttgcttataaaagtataaaaatttAGCCTGGtgtaccattattattattttatttcttatttacttCTATAAATTATTTTACGATGACCATGTTTTGGACACCCGCGTCATTTCCGTTTATAAAATGAtggcatacagtacatgatttCATCATGATTACATCCATcttcacttaaaaaaacatttcagcctCCTTTCTAGTTCAGTCATTTTCACTAAAtagtaaaaacaataataaacgtGAGAGTTCCGAGCACTCGGTGCTTGGTCCCCTAAAACAGGCAGGCAGTCGTAGGCTACAGTTCATGATAAGAGGTTATTCTGAGATAAATTATTAAGACAAACGCAGCTTCGTGATTataaaggcaaaaacaaattCCTTAGAATCCTTCTTTCTCCGCTCTACTGCAATATCTCGTCCGTAAGAATTTCAACAAGGCTTTTTCTCTCGGGTGTGTCACAGGAGAGCGGAGGCGTTGTGTAGCGTTTTGTATGCAGGAAATTCAGACACGACTGGAACCTGACGTTAACTGTGGCTGGAGTCGCCGTCAGGAGTTTCGGTTATGCACTCACTCTCTTCTGGGATGTCCTGcagatctaaacacacacacacaattgcatGATACATGAAACCAGCAGTGATCAAAGGTAGTGGGTTGGtctctgtttgtgtgggtgtgggtgtgagtgtgtgtatggttagGTGGTGATGCAACGGTGTGTGTTGTCAGTCTTCAAAGAGCTGTGTTTGTTGAGGAAGAGCaggttaaatattaaatattaacaacgAATAGCCAGACCCACCCAGAGTAtaaacagagcgagagagagatacgaGATGTACCATTAGGACACACCTGTACGCTAAACAGCAACCTTTGTTGCCTGGCGATTTTGTACATTACCCACAATAACGTTCGTCTACCTCATCTTAGAGAGACCGATGCAGCGGCGCTTTAGTCTTTTGGTCTGTCCAGTGCTTTATTTtcaaatgcttcattttttaaaatgcaacacTTTCAGGTTAATATCAGCATCGACATTCTAAGTGAAGCTACTGAAATGATGTAAATCCGAGACTAATACAGAGATAAAACAGAGAgtacatgaaagaaagaaagctgctAGAGTTACTCCATGTTTACTGTCAGGGTCAGGATTAAGGTTTTTCAGACAGACAATCTCAATCAAATGTCAATCAAACGTTTCACTTGTCTCCAGCGCTCACCTCTGGGACTGTCTGAGCGTGGAGAAATACGAACTTCTCCCTCTTCTTCAGAATCTTCTTCCTCACTTCCCTCCTGAACACCGTCTAACTGgtcagcttcctgacaggccAGTGGGGCGAGGGGGGTGTGGCTTCCATCACTTCCTCTTCGCTGAGGGATgaggaattaaaaataaaggcttttaaagGCACAGAAGTCATAAGAACCAAAATAAAACCCCTTTAATGTTTATACTTTATCTTAATAACTCACTCCTTCACCCTAATAACTCACTCCTTCACCCTAATAACTCACTCCTTCACCCTAATAGCTCACTAGTTCAAaattttatactgttttgtaGATTTAATACTACTGTCACTTTGATAACTCACAATGTCACCTTAATTACTCACTATTTCACCTTAAAAACTTTGTCAATTTTATAACTCACTATTTCACTTTAATAACTCGCTATTACACCTTATAAACTTACAGTCCCCTTAATAATTCACTACTCCACTTAATAACATTGTCACCTCAATAACATGCTGTCACTTTATGTCACCTGAATGACTCACTATGCAACCTGAATGACTCACTATGTCAGATGAATGACTCACTATGTCACCTGAATGACTCACTATGCAACCTGAATGACTCACTATGTCACCTGAATGACTCACTATGTCACCTGAATGACTCACTATGTCACCTGAATGACTCACTATGTCAGATGAATGACTCACTATGTCAGATGAATGACTCACTATGTCATATGAATGACTCACTATGCAACCTGAATGACACTATGTCACCTGAATGACTCACTATGTCACCTGAATGACACACTATGTCACCTGAATCACTCACCATGTCACTTTAATAACGTAAACGCCACCTTAATAACTGACAATTTCCCCTTAATAATCCTCTGTATGTAAATTACATTTTGACATGCGAGCTTGTTAATATAATTCAATCTTTAACACAACCTAATTTAGTAAATATTAGCTTCCaagcaaaaataatttttattccatttactGCGACAGCTTTCAAAAGCACACCTGTGTAGTTGTTGTGTCTGTGCTGTCTCGTTTGTGTGTCCCCTGCAGCTCCCTCAGCTGAGCCTCCAGCTGCGCTCTCGCCCGTTCGCTCTCCCTCAGCCGAGACTCGAGAGGGCGGAGGCGACACACCTCGTCATGCAGCAGGGCGTAATGTCTCTGCAGCAGGGCCTGATCCGCACCCGCACCGGGCAACACGCCCTCCAGCAGGGCGTCACGCGACAAAGAGCGGCTCAGACGCAGAGGGGCGGAACCCAGAGGGCTGGGGGTGGAGGTGGACGGAGTGGAGCAGGATGTGGAGGTGGAGCCGTCACGCATGCACAGCTCCAGAATGGAGTCCTGTCGGATCACTGCTCCCTGGAGGGACAATGGAACATAAGACTTTTAGAACGGAAATGATTACGAGAATGAAGGATGATTTAACCTTCTTACACTCTGACCTGTAGTGCGTGCAGATGCGTGCTGAGGTTTACAAGTCTTTGGCAGACTTCCTAAAACACGAAAACACCAATTTGGAGAGTTAGAGTCATATTTCCAATGTTATcaattttcttttgttataggaaaaaaatCTACCTCGTTGGGAGTTCTGTCCTGCAATTGGTTACCGTTTCTGTCCTGTGGAAAGAAAAGAATTGCTCATAATTActtcaaaacagctttaaacatCTGCAGGGAGTTCAGAAAATTTTGGCATTCAAATGACTCCTTAAGAATAAAATCATTTCTAATCCGTTCCAACCAGTCAATGTGACTAAAAACTCTGGGATATACAAGATGGACACTAAATGCTAGGAATTTTCCAACAGAAACCCGCTTTGATCAAACGAATTCATGCCTGTGATGCCACAATTTTGTACtaggggtgtgtaaacttttacttatctgtataactgtgtgtgtggagcgtGTCTTACTTTTTGTGACGGACTGTTCCCGTCGTGAGTTCCGTTTATAGAAATCGTCTCTCCATCtatattttcagaaaaaaaaaagtttcttcaACACATTAAAACGTTACCTCTACAGTAGTAAAGGGAAAAAGAAGCTCTTACTGCTCATTGGCGCCTCCGTGTGGTTCTGGTCGCTGCTGGAACTGCAGGACTGAGGAAGCTCAATGCTGGAGCCCAGAAGCAATTCACTTAATCTGTCCACTAGATTtagatgaagagaaaaaaaaaaaagacaaagttcATACAACTTcataaaattctacattttGTCTACAATGTTTATAGTGTATTTTATAGTGTCGGACCCTCTGCGATGGCGTTGTTGAGCAGTTTTTCGGCTTGGAGCGCGTGCGGCGTGTCGGCTCTGAACATGTTCCTGGAGCTTGTGGGCATCATGACCTCTTGACCTCCAGTGACTTCTGCCAGGTCAGAAAACAGGGTCACACGCTCCTGAAGGAGTTCTAGGACTTCCCGGTCCTTCTGCTGAATATCAGCTgatggaaaaagaaagaggaagaaataaagagagagagaaggagagagagagagagagcgagagagagagagtctttcagatttttttttataaaaaaagactttatttatttgaatgcagCGGATATCCGGACTGACTCAGAATTCCCAGTGCACAAATTTCCTTTGTCAGAAAGTAGGAATCGTGCTGTCCGTATCCCATCGATGCAGCGTTAAATTAGATTTCCCATCATGTCATTCTATTTCAGTGATGAGAACAGGAGTTGTCTTAGTACAGACCTCTGAGTCTACGCAGAAGAGCTTTGTCCTCCGTCTCAATCAGAGGGAAATCGTCTCTAGATGGACATCTGCGGAAGCGGAAAGGTTGGCTCATTAGAATATGGAACTGTTTTCAGCAATGCAAAATATTCTGCATTTTAATcaatctttatataaatatatatatatatatatatatatatatatatatatatatatatatatatatatatatatatatatatatatataaatatatatatgtgtgtgtgtgtgtgtgtatatatatatatatatgcatgcatatgtgtgtggtgtgtgtgcgggaTATGTTACAGCTTAGGAAGCTCAGATGATGTCAATGAGATTTTAACTAACCTGCTCACAGCCTGCTGAATGATTTTCATCCAGTTGTTTCTGTCTTCTTTGGAGGCGCCGTGCAGCTCGTACATCTCCGGAGGAGTGGAGTCGCTGATGAGGAACATGCCTCGCTCCTGATTGGCTATATCTCTGACGATCAGGTTCTGGAGCGACAGAACTGACGGTTTGTCCTttaggagagagaaagaatgcaGAGAggtttactgtatgtttgtgttctttaattgttattttcttaaatgCTTGTTTGAATAGTGATGCAAACGCTTCCAAGTTACAGAGACATCAGACTCACTTACCAGACAGGGGAAAAAATATTTCTGATCTTTTTCCTGCATGAACACCAGGATGTCAGTCATCAGCAAAACCTGCACGTCTGTGAAAATGAGCAGTGTTACTGAGTGTTACTAAACACCGGGGCGTAATAATTgggctgaaaaacacacacgcacacgcacacacacacacacacacacacgcacacgcacacacacacacacacacacacacacacacacacacacacacacaacctaccTTTGAGTCTCGAGCCCTGTGCTGTTTTTAACAGCAGCGTTCCCTCATGAAGGAGTCTTCTCCGAAGCAACTCTCCGCCTCTGAACACTCCTCCACCCCTCACTTCGGTCTCGGCCCGTGGGTCCAGCCGAGCCCGGATCTCCTGCAGCTTCTGCGTCAGCTCCAGCTCCTGAACCTGCTGATCCACAGAACTCAGGAGCTCACGGATCAGCGCTAACGCCTGACTCAGAGACTCGGCTTCCTCCTCGCTACCTGCGGG from Tachysurus vachellii isolate PV-2020 chromosome 1, HZAU_Pvac_v1, whole genome shotgun sequence carries:
- the arhgef2 gene encoding rho guanine nucleotide exchange factor 2 isoform X2, which produces MLGMSRITDPLMKKRPNRMKEVNLKNKEKERMKEREKEAREREARYSNGHLFTSLTVSATTLCSACNKSITAKEALSCPTCNVTIHNRCRDTLANCAKMKQKQQKLGRNSSALQNVALRNKTPIIKERPSSAIYPSDSLRQSLLGSRRGRSTLSLSKSVSTNNIAGNLNDDSPLGLRRILSQSTDSLNFRNRAMSMESLNDDGEVYYASMLEELEREGRDFEADSWSLAVDASYLQTHRKDIIKRQDVIYELIQTELHHVRTLRIMEGVFRRGMLEEVLLEPGVVHAVFPCLDQLVALHSRFVGQLLSRRNHSLAQGSTTNFTIQKLGDVLVEQFSGQNADEMRKCYAEFCSRHLKAVKLYKELLARDKRFQNFIRRVSRGSLLRRHGVQECILLVTQRITKYPVLIQRILDNTKGSEEEAESLSQALALIRELLSSVDQQVQELELTQKLQEIRARLDPRAETEVRGGGVFRGGELLRRRLLHEGTLLLKTAQGSRLKDVQVLLMTDILVFMQEKDQKYFFPCLDKPSVLSLQNLIVRDIANQERGMFLISDSTPPEMYELHGASKEDRNNWMKIIQQAVSRCPSRDDFPLIETEDKALLRRLRADIQQKDREVLELLQERVTLFSDLAEVTGGQEVMMPTSSRNMFRADTPHALQAEKLLNNAIAEVDRLSELLLGSSIELPQSCSSSSDQNHTEAPMSNGETISINGTHDGNSPSQKDRNGNQLQDRTPNEEVCQRLVNLSTHLHALQGAVIRQDSILELCMRDGSTSTSCSTPSTSTPSPLGSAPLRLSRSLSRDALLEGVLPGAGADQALLQRHYALLHDEVCRLRPLESRLRESERARAQLEAQLRELQGTHKRDSTDTTTTQRRGSDGSHTPLAPLACQEADQLDGVQEGSEEEDSEEEGEVRISPRSDSPRDLQDIPEESECITETPDGDSSHS